The following coding sequences are from one Syngnathus acus chromosome 14, fSynAcu1.2, whole genome shotgun sequence window:
- the LOC119134051 gene encoding cilia- and flagella-associated protein 54-like isoform X1, protein MPSPHACWWVKTIIMASMDLPATYYGKVDKRNPVIVSFERDINSFMTVMKRVSSTCQDNVSYAKGITLLAEIWQNFKPRLPFKFYQDRMLRIGDFLTGLKLYQAALSQGYSLHLLQFCSMSITDIKSVDHFIKCFFPGGFDPDQDIVIMKVRSMLGCAQCIFELEKRPMVLSQKGLSKLLHVLNFIRIMMQAFQQNKHFYWITYNGTLHIFKMCTYLMSLNHSAKAMEHILWASVTLESNMPLMTIKQLPWLVKLYCTACYCYYDSRASLQAEEFARRALGKINELAEQEKDKENDGAANKETQMVFREASIKLATMMFKRAVFETRRKPKHMITIKSKTTPKDFPNIPWPRNATERMLMGLFDSSAAQFLGICEALWDSSMRPLQARLPEELELQEVVLELLASGISILSGVATTTEQKRQDQSCAPLSALSTTSTLMELAIAGEHKVSVTTAVRFIKLMIQAKQPDVFVEHSRMMLEILSVVEGPAFRKAEYELSLINGFITLKTSHRRRHREDVAASRNKLRGSLDIIIGLTETLHKAVCESVPEAQPDVELVWDVLLFLWGKLKLVIQMDQIRNPEYTQDHDKWAWCLFMQCEVAFACDLATVDCIKTAEMINSLVLLLESAADRTEQVPPKAKAGSEKKYCFTLLKGSCKELLQKVCMVVEKGFKALVKRVVTLMPQDGAAPLDITYLLREDGKGETELSEKQKEEIVSDLKKEWSRPSTQTCMLAVDILLELHLIYHRASLKLMQLNAVTESDLLDKIKKNKVSKALFLIQKSLLLYDGKKSNESSVTRSLLEEACVLIEKAAIEERKLYIANSPKLALENKRKVMKDKKEIPPPRPVLISRTNSSLTFAPAPYHMEEQVCWYQLCGRAAEGLDLKVRLGDCSLAGTGNLVPAVCGEWQLKAERLEPNQKYVFALAAYTSQGKLLGNAIGASTYTLTTSMPQSLLSSWAHLAQVAFQTKQFDIAKKACKELWSHFTLPDIGPDKSQDRLTSTALRMKHLQCSSPLLCQLFLTSIFIETDINIQQQSLLCDSGSICGLFVWKQEVRLAECERLLVAMDLAMWLNDSSSAVQAVISCYGLLVPFVFHQITCDPAVKLLTKCLNVLKDNEGHLKQKWSRNTVETLMQMIGCITNYLTKALRALNEPQKASVVKDRGQALLQDVFDAQERFIGLTCKRLSSKIEDPGALKKEMKKSVQLKALFQKFKDVITAETDPDTVIETSPSLNGSEDTATLRERILTSTLQHGYRIVMQLSSHSNFVEIFSLLLQRALEEGEIDLVLQWGETIFRFLSRRDDEMIKSAKCSDRNNSCEKETETTATESQTSQKTSKKPIKKRKKFRRGALLTARTVRELKAVERLMSSMNDLVQRHIRRLQLRMRCTEERVWRSQINYTIAMAHLARFEQDLDPFHERSLQSRYSHLNASIFFLANSGVLLKRNFEEQETTICEVSSETDSSQSELSDDGSSKDGDKNETSFDSVGSCEEVEELPHELEVPKIMPMDSLDKASFYIRRAMTLAHRGGHWTNLLKLCHTVWEEFNRLTALQETICHFQPPALVTSHELRNTFTPLLVLATDLIMDMLSRLGLWHLYDSVTEEEQEFNLRFSAPLDDCTQVDIRFVYSLVLRTLELLHDCGKWEHLAHFALIFNSYTRERFALTVTPLLVLAQRKLLEMIYANGGCSVPQPHHVKTQWATGKEVTYKSYAGCQLFSAWVSQSANQSSSSVKFAANEETELIDAEIRRSQDLVCVPLDVANTLHFYRQAIERIPHCLQVFRYSRSLLLLLLAHTQPGVETEQCCEDTEDVIDFNPILITTPNIQPWDLINKGHITPDTLYNLPVSPEYLSRIISTYSAATQYLQTNHQKSLSVFALHEMGNLHFYDSNTRMAHSCWSKAVDAALHSSAAIDKWDWVSFGGGTQQHTLRQAGLWGCLQAAVITAKIAQYILTSDITQRTKCCLLSAHLFKCVLCCSLAHPLNDLQYASHSIGDALLPGVYLFSEPNRADLAATVGGLNFICQWLFIAGYYLTLLPMLALYQHLVGTLCRDVQRNVESRILKVRALTELCFFSEAIKQTEELSRGAGILLPNGRYIVRESLQQSKKMFLNNKSLLDNVQALEELVSCELSPEVSMLYGSTLSLRFNLARVQLILALSSTVTGPPEPVTDSQVDPEEPEEVQSDTEDSEQQKEKPKGLASLQSLTRAKIKYLLLEAAARFLDSILEKLPCPSYSEIENMELKLEANLLKANLYLQQGHIAQSSDVVVSSLVLLQDIKESIPDHKKPSSDHPPTEIEQRTEPCTQYEDCPSAVEASERVGGGLWLRFRVALLRCVLLQAADVTVPNPGKLHEKAAQVLKQSLEDCVLLGDVDTQALLLVEGSQLKSRRNRGDDGLLLLQEAVSLLSGRTRMPPGSSVTLIRATLRLSILKSTQSKLLTLTQKLLQKQLCEFGENVILEDGKVYISPPGPKNIYLPYIQMLDQQT, encoded by the exons ATGCCTTCGCCCCACGCTTGTTGGTGGGTAAAAACTATTATTATGGCCTCGATGGATTTACCAGCGACCTATTATGGCAAAGTTGACAAAAGAAATCCGGTCATTGTGTCTTTTGAGCGAGACATTAACTCGTTTATGACTGTCATGAAACGAGTATCGTCCACCTGCCAGGACAACGTCTCGTATGCTAAAGG GATTACACTGCTGGCAGAGATCTGGCAAAACTTCAAACCACGCCTACCGTTTAAATTCTATCAGGACCGCATGTTACGAATTGGAGACTTTCTCACTGGACTAAAG TTGTACCAGGCGGCTCTGTCGCAAGGCTACAGTCTGCACCTGCTTCAGTTCTGCTCAATGAGTATAACAGACATTAAAAGCGTGGACCACTTTATCAAATGCTTCTTTCCTGGAGGTTTTGATCCAGACCAAGATATCGTGATCATGaag GTCCGCTCAATGCTGGGCTGTGCACAGTGCATATTTGAGTTGGAGAAAAGGCCCATGGTTCTCAGCCAGAAGGGGCTTTCGAAACTGCTGCATGTGCTGAACTTCATCAGGATAATGATGCAGGCATTTCAGCAGAACAAGCATTTCTACTGGATCACTTATAATG GTACGTTGCACATCTTCAAAATGTGTACCTACCTGATGTCTTTGAATCATAGTGCAAAG GCAATGGAGCACATTCTGTGGGCAAGCGTTACTTTAGAGTCAAACATGCCCCTCATGACTATTAAACAGCTGCCATGGCTTGTCAAACTCTATTGTACTGCTTGTTACTGTTACTATGACAGCCGTGCTTCCCTACAGGCAGAG GAATTTGCCAGGAGAGCACTTGGAAAAATCAATGAACTTGCAGAGCAGGAGAAGGATAAGGAGAATGATGGTGCCGCAAACAAAGAGACTCAAATGGTCTTTAGAGAAGCCTCCATCAAG TTGGCTACCATGATGTTCAAGCGGGCTGTGTTTGAAACCAGGAGGAAACCCAAACACATGATTACAATCAAGAGCAAAACAACTCCAAAGGACTTTCCAAAT ATCCCGTGGCCTCGTAATGCCACAGAGCGAATGCTGATGGGCCTTTTCGACAGCAGTGCAGCACAATTCTTGGGCATCTGTGAAGCTCTTTGGGACAGCTCCATGCGCCCGCTGCAGGCAAGGCTGCCAGAAGAACTTGAGCTGCAGGAAGTGGTCCTGGAGCTCCTTGCCTCTGGTATTAGTATATTATCTg GAGTGGCAACTACTACTGAACAGAAACGTCAAGACCAGTCCTGTGCACCTCTCAGTGCATTGTCCACAACATCAACGCTGATGGAATTAGCTATTGcag GAGAACACAAAGTGTCCGTCACGACCGCCGTCAGATTCATCAAGTTGATGATTCAGGCTAAGCAACctgatgtttttgttgaacaTTCACGAATGATGCTGGAGATTTTGTCT GTTGTGGAAGGTCCTGCATTCAGAAAAGCGGAATATGAGCTGTCCTTGATCAATGGTTTTATTACTCTGAAAACCTCACACAGAAGGCGTCATAGAGAGGACGTCGCTGCTAGTAGAA ACAAACTGCGGGGGTCACTCGATATCATCATCGGCCTGACCGAGACTCTGCACAAGGCAGTTTGCGAGTCTGTTCCA GAGGCCCAGCCGGATGTCGAATTAGTTTGGGATGTTCTGCTCTTTCTCTGGGGGAAACTGAAGCTGGTGATTCAGATGGATCAGATTAGAAACCCGGAATACACACAGGACCATGACAAG TGGGCGTGGTGCCTCTTCATGCAGTGTGAGGTGGCCTTTGCCTGTGACCTGGCAACGGTCGACTGCATCAAGACCGCCGAGATGATCAACAGTTTAGTCTTACTGCTGGAAAGTGCGGCCGATCGTACTGAGCAGG TTCCACCTAAAGCCAAAGCGGGTAGTGAGAAGAAATATTGCTTCACTCTGCTGAAG GGGTCATGTAAAGAGCTTCTTCAGAAAGTGTGCATGGTGGTTGAGAAGGGTTTCAAGGCTCTGGTCAAGCGTGTGGTCACATTGATGCCCCAAGATGGCGCAGCTCCCCTTGACATTACTTACCTGCTG CGGGAAGATGGAAAAGGAGAGACTGAATTAAGCGagaagcaaaaagaagaaattgtGTCGGatctaaaaaaagaatggtCCCGCCCGTCCACTCAAACATGCATGCTTGCTGTCGACATTCTACTTGAACTGCACCTTATCTACCACCGGGCATCTCTCAAGTTAATGCAGTTAAATGCAG tgacaGAATCTGACCTCCTGGACAAGATCAAGAAGAACAAAGTGTCTAAAGCACTTTTCCTGATCCAGAAGTCCTTGCTGTTGTATGACGGAAAGAAGTCGAATGAGTCCAGTGTAACCAGGAGTCTACTAGAG GAAGCTTGTGTATTAATAGAGAAGGCAGCGatagaagaaagaaaactgtATATCGCCAACAGCCCAAAGTTAGCACTTGAAAATAAACGCAAAGTAATGAAGGACAAAAAGGAAATCCCTCCACCTCGACCTGTCTTAATCTCACGCACCAACAGTTCCTTAACCTTTGCCCCTGCTCCTTACCACATGGAGGAACAA GTGTGCTGGTACCAACTATGCGGACGCGCAGCCGAGGGCCTCGACCTGAAAGTCCGCCTCGGAGACTGCAGCCTGGCGGGAACTGGGAATTTG GTGCCGGCAGTATGCGGTGAATGGCAGCTGAAGGCCGAGAGGCTGGAACCCAATCAGAAGTACGTTTTTGCCTTAGCAGCATACACCAGCCAAGGAAAGTTACTGGGCAATGCTATCGGAGCGTCCACCTACACACTGACGACTTCCATGCCGCAGTCGCTGCTTTCCTCGTGGGCTCACTTGGCACAG GTGGCATTTCAAACCAAACAATTTGACATTGCCAAGAAAGCGTGCAAGGAATTATGGAGCCATTTTACCCTTCCTGACATTGGACCTGACAAATCACAGGATAGACTCACTTCAACAGC acTGCGCATGAAACATCTGCAATGCTCGTCTCCACTCCTGTGCCAGCTCTTCCTCACGTCCATCTTCATTGAGACAGACATCAACATTCAGCAGCAATCACTCCTCTGCGACTCAGGAAGCATCTGTGGACTGTTTGTCTGGAAACAG GAAGTCAGACTAGCCGAATGTGAACGATTGTTAGTAGCCATGGACTTGGCGATGTGGTTAAACGACAGCAGTTCTGCTGTTCAAGCCGTCATCAGCTGTTACGGCCTCTTGGTTCCATTCGTCTTCCATCAGATCACTTGTGATCCTGCAGTCAAG TTGCTGACCAAATGTTTGAATGTATTAAAAGACAATGAAGGACAcctcaaacaaaaatggtCCAGAAACACAGTGGAGACGCTGATGCAAATGATTGGCTGCATCACCAACTATCTAACCAAG GCATTGCGCGCACTGAATGAGCCTCAGAAGGCCTCCGTGGTGAAAGATCGCGGTCAAGCTCTTCTCCAAGATGTCTTTGACGCCCAGGAGAGGTTCATTGGACTTACTTGCAAACGTCTGTCG TCAAAGATAGAGGATCCTGGAGCattgaagaaagaaatgaaaaaaagtgttcaacTGAAGGCACTATTTCAGAAATTCAAGGATGTCATCACAGCTGAAACAGATCCTGACACAGTAATTG AGACTTCCCCTTCCTTGAACGGTTCTGAGGACACTGCCACTTTGCGTGAGCGGATCCTCACTAGCACTCTACAGCATGGCTATCGAATTG TGATGCAGCTCAGCAGCCATTCAAATTTCGTGGAGATTTTCTCGCTCTTACTTCAGAGAGCCTTAGAGGAAGGAGAGATTGATCTTGTTTTACAATGGGGTGAAACCATATTTCGTTTTCTCTCCAG GAGAGACGACGAAATGATCAAATCGGCCAAATGTTCGGACAGAAACAACTCGTGTGAAAAAGAAACCGAGACCACCGCGACGGAAAGTCAAACGTCACAG AAGACATCGAAAAAGCCTATTAAGAAACGCAAGAAGTTTCGACGCGGAGCACTTCTGACAGCGAGAACCGTCAG GGAGCTGAAGGCTGTAGAGCGCCTGATGTCTTCAATGAACGATCTGGTGCAACGCCACATTAGACGGCTTCAGTTGAGAATGAGATGCACTGAGGAAAGAGTGTGGAGGTCTCAGATCAATTACACCATCGCTATGGCACATCTTGCACGATTCGAACAGGACCTAGACCCATTCCACGAAAGGTCCCTGCAATCCAG GTACAGCCACTTAAATGCCTCAATCTTCTTTCTGGCCAACTCTGGTGTCCTGCTGAAGAGGAACTTTGAGGAACAGGAAACCACCATCTGTGAAGTTAGTTCAGAGACAGACTCATCACAGTCTGAGTTATCAGATGATGGTTCTAGCAAGGATGGTGATAAAAATG AGACTAGTTTTGACAGTGTGGGGAGTTGCGAGGAGGTTGAAGAACTCCCTCACGAGCTGGAGGTGCCAAAAATCATGCCAATGGACTCACTGGACAAAGCTTCTTTTTATATACGAAGAGCCATG acaTTAGCCCACCGTGGAGGTCACTGGACTAATTTGCTGAAGCTCTGTCATACTGTGTGGGAAGAATTCAACAGACTTACTGCATTACAAgagacaatttgtcattttcaaccTCCCGCCTTGGTTACATCGCATGAGTTGCGCAACACCTTCACCCCCTTATTAgtgctggcgacagatcttaTCATGGACATGCTAAGCAGACTGGGA CTGTGGCATCTTTATGACAGCGTGACCGAGGAAGAGCAGGAGTTCAATCTTCGTTTCTCAGCCCCACTGGACGACTGCACCCAAGTGGACATTCGCTTTGTGTACAGTTTGGTGTTACGCACTCTGGAGCTCCTCCACGACTGCGGAAAATGGGAACACTTGGCCCACTTTGCCCTCATTTTCAACTCATACACCCG CGAACGATTCGCCTTGACCGTGACTCCGCTGTTGGTCCTCGCCCAGAGGAAGCTCCTTGAAATGATTTATGCTAATGGAGGGTGTAGTGTACCACAACCACACCACGTCAAGACTCAATGGGCCACCGGCAAGGAG gTAACATACAAGAGTTACGCCGGGTGTCAGCTGTTCAGCGCGTGGGTTAGTCAATCTGCCAACCAATCATCAAGCTCTGTGAAGTTCGCAGCTAATGAAGAAACTGAACTCATAG ATGCGGAAATCCGACGCTCTCAGGACCTTGTGTGTGTTCCTCTGGATGTGGCGAACACGCTCCACTTTTACCGTCAAGCTATTGAAAGAATACCGCATTGTCTTCAAGTCTTCCGCTATAGCAGATCGTTACTGCTACTGCTACTAGCTCACACACAACCCGGTGTTGAAACCGAGCAGTGCTGTGAGGACACAGAAGATGTGATTGATTTCAATCCCATACTTATCACCACGCCAAATATTCAGCCTTGGGACCTGATTAATAAAGGCCACATCACTCCGGATACGCTCTACAATCTCCCCGTCAGCCCTGAGTACCTGTCCAGAATCATCTCGACATACTCTGCCGCCACAC AATATCTTCAGACCAACCACCAAAAATCCCTCAGTGTGTTTGCTCTGCATGAAATGGGAAACCTGCATTTCTACGATTCAAACACACG GATGGCACACTCTTGCTGGAGTAAAGCCGTTGATGCCGCCTTACACAGCTCAGCGGCGATCGATAAATGGGACTGGGTGTCTTTCGGGGGCGGCACCCAGCAACACACTTTAAGACAGGCTGGTCTTTGGGGATGTCTGCAGGCTGCTGTGATCACCGCTAAAATTGCGCA GTATATTCTAACTTCAGATATCACCCAGAGGACCAAGTGCTGTCTCTTATCAGCTCACCTTTTTAAG TGTGTGCTGTGCTGCTCCTTGGCTCATCCTCTGAATGACCTCCAGTATGCTTCACACAGCATCGGTGATGCACTTCTTCCCGGAGTCTACCTCTTCTCAGAACCCAACAGAGCTGATCTCGCCGCCACCGTCGGCGGCctgaattttatttgtcaaTGGCTGTTTATTGCGGGCTACTATTTAACG CTCCTGCCCATGCTGGCACTTTATCAGCATCTTGTGGGGACATTGTGCAGAGACGTTCAACGTAATGTTGAAAGCAGAATACTTAAG GTACGAGCGCTCACTGAACTGTGCTTCTTCTCCGAGGCCATCAAGCAGACTGAGGAGCTTTCAAGAGGGGCCGGGATTCTTCTTCCTAATGGACGCTACATTGTTCGTGAGTCGCTCCAA CAGTCAAAGAAGATGTTTTTGAACAACAAGTCCCTGTTGGACAATGTCCAG GCTTTAGAAGAACTTGTGAGCTGTGAGCTTTCTCCAGAAGTCAGCATGCTTTATGGATCCACATTGAGTCTCCGATTTAACCTCGCCCGCGTTCAGCTCATCCTGGCCCTCAGTAGCACAGTAACTGGACCTCCTGAGCCAg TGACAGATTCTCAAGTGGACCCAGAAGAACCGGAAGAAGTCCAATCGGACACTGAGGACTCGGAGCAACAGAAGGAAAAGCCCAAAGGACTTGCTTCCCTGCAGAGCCTCACACGAGCAAAGATCAAG TATCTTCTTCTAGAAGCAGCTGCCCGCTTTTTGGACTCCATATTGGAGAAACTTCCGTGTCCCTCCTACAGTGAAATTGAGAACATGGAGTTGAAACTTGAGGCAAATCTTCTCAAGGCCAACCTTTACCTTCAGCAAGGACATATTGCACAAAG TTCTGATGTGGTAGTTTCATCATTGGTGCTACTACAGGACATTAAAGAATCTATACCGGATCATAAGAAACCATCTTCTGACCATCCACCTACTGAAATCGAACAG AGAACTGAGCCGTGCACACAGTATGAGGACTGCCCCAGCGCAGTTGAGGCCAGCGAGAGGGTCGGAGGGGGTCTATGGTTACGTTTCCGCGTGGCACTGCTACGTTGTGTTCTTTTGCAGGCTGCTGATGTCACAGTTCCCAATCCAG gtaagCTTCACGAAAAGGCAGCTCAGGTGTTGAAGCAGAGCCTGGAGGACTGTGTTCTTTTGGGAGATGTCGACACTCAAGCACTTTTGCTGGTTGAAGGCTCACAATTAAAATCACGAAGAAACAGGGGGGATGATGGCTTGTTACTACTGCAG GAAGCTGTGAGCCTTCTGTCAGGACGGACTCGCATGCCACCAGGATCCAGCGTGACTCTAATTAGAGCCACTTTGCGTCTTAGTATCCTAAAAAGCACTCAAAGCAAACTTCTGACTCTAACTCAGAAACTTCTACAAAAACAG CTGTGTGAGTTTGGCGAGAATGTTATATTGGAGGATGGGAAAGTTTATATTTCTCCTCCTGGACCCAAAAACATTTACCTCCCTTACATACAAATGTTAGATCAGCAAACTTAA